One genomic segment of Vulpes vulpes isolate BD-2025 chromosome 2, VulVul3, whole genome shotgun sequence includes these proteins:
- the DBH gene encoding dopamine beta-hydroxylase — MQVPSPSAREAASMYGTAVAVFLVLLVAVLQGSAPPESPLPYQILLDPKGDLELSWDVSYTQETVYFQLLVQEVKAGVLFGMSDRGELENADLVVLWTDGNNAYFGDAWSDQRGQIHLDSQQDYQLLWVQRTPKGLCLLFKRPFGTCDPKDYFIEEGTVHLVYGVLEEPFGSLEAINTSGLQKGLQRVQLLKPKISIPALPADRRTMDIQAHNVLIPSKTTYWCHFTKLPQGFPKHHIVMYEPIITKGNEALVHHIEIFQCTGQLQNITSFSGSCDSKEKPQELSNCRHVLAAWALGAKAFYYPEEAGLAFGGSESSRFLLLEIHYHNPTNIQGRYDNSGIRLHYTAKLRRFNAGIMELGLVYTPLMAIPPKESAFVLTGYCTDKCTQAALPPLGIRIFASQLHTHLTGTKVVTVLVRDGRETEIVNRDDHYNPNFQEIRMLRNIVSVYPGDVLITSCTYNTKDKNEATVGGLGTEEEMCVNYIHYYPQTQLELCKSHIDSCFLQKYFHLVNRSNLEENCTCSQASGTTCPQASIPEQFASVPWNSFSRVVLKALYDFIPVSVHCNKSSAVRFPGKWDLQPLPEIISKLEEPTPRCPTSRDQSSSGLTVVTIGGGKV, encoded by the exons ATGCAGGTCCCCAGCCCCAGCGCGCGTGAGGCGGCCTCCATGTACGGCACGGCGGTGGCCGTCTTCCTGGTCCTCCTGGTGGCCGTGCTGCAGGGCTCGGCGCCCCCCGAGAGTCCCCTCCCCTACCAAATCCTCCTGGACCCCAAGGGGGACCTGGAGCTCTCCTGGGACGTCAGCTACACGCAGGAGACCGTCTATTTCCAGCTCCTGGTGCAGGAGGTCAAGGCTGGGGTCCTGTTTGGGATGTCGGACCGTGGGGAGCTGGAGAACGCTGACCTGGTCGTGCTCTGGACCGACGGGAACAATGCCTATTTTGGG GATGCCTGGAGTGACCAGCGGGGACAGATCCACCTGGATTCCCAGCAGGATTACCAGCTGCTGTGGGTACAGAGGACCCCGAAAGGCCTATGTCTACTCTTCAAGAGGCCGTTTGGCACTTGTGACCCCAAGGATTACTTCATTGAG GAGGGCACCGTCCACCTGGTGTACGGGGTCTTGGAGGAGCCTTTTGGGTCGCTGGAGGCCATCAACACGTCGGGGCTGCAGAAGGGGCTGCAGAGGGTACAGCTGCTGAAGCCCAAGATCTCCATCCCAGCCTTGCCGGCAGACAGGCGCACCATGGACATCCAAGCCCACAACGTCCTGATCCCCAGCAAGACCACGTACTGGTGCCACTTCACCAAGCTTCCACAAGGCTTCCCGAAGCACCACATCGTCATG TACGAGCCCATCATCACCAAGGGGAACGAGGCCCTGGTCCACCACATAGAGATCTTCCAGTGCACCGGCCAGCTCCAGAACATCACCTCATTCAGCGGGTCCTGTGATTCCAAGGAGAAGCCCCAAGAGCTCAGCAACTGCCGCCACGTGCTGGCCGCCTGGGCCCTGGGCGCCAAG gcaTTTTACTACCCAGAGGAAGCAGGCCTTGCCTTTGGGGGCTCCGAGTCCTCCAGATTTCTCCTTCTGGAAATTCACTACCACAACCCGACGAATATCCAAG gCCGCTATGACAACTCAGGCATCCGCCTCCACTACACGGCCAAGCTGCGGCGCTTCAACGCGGGGATCATGGAGCTGGGGCTGGTGTACACGCCCCTGATGGCCATCCCCCCGAAGGAGTCGGCCTTCGTCCTCACCGGCTACTGCACGGACAAGTGCACCCAGGCG gccctgcctcccTTAGGGATCCGCATCTTTGCCTCTCAGCTCCATACACACCTGACCGGGACAAAGGTGGTCACCGTGCTGGTCCGGGATGGCCGAGAGACAGAGATCGTGAACAGGGATGACCACTACAACCCTAACTTCCAG GAGATCCGCATGTTGAGGAATATTGTGTCTGTCTACCCG GGGGATGTGCTCATCACTTCCTGTACATACAACACGAAAGACAAGAATGAGGCCACTGTG gggggcctggggaccGAGGAGGAGATGTGCGTCAACTACATCCACTACTACCCGCAGACACAGCTGGAGCTCTGCAAGAGCCATATAGACTCCTGCTTCCTGCAGAAGTATTTCCACCTGGTGAACAG GTCCAACCTAGAGGAAAACTGCACCTGCTCTCAGGCCTCTGGCAccacctgcccccaggcctcCATCCCCGAGCAGTTTGCTTCGGTTCCCTGGAACTCCTTCAGCCGAGTGGTGCTCAAGGCCCTGTATGACTTCATCCCCGTGTCCGTGCACTGCAACAAGTCCTCAGCCGTCCGCTTCCCG